In Nostoc edaphicum CCNP1411, the sequence CTCCTGCTTCGTCAAGAAATACAAGGTTTTCCGTCGGTATCCCATGAAGTTGAAGCCAGAACTGTACTCTTAATAATTGAACTCTTTCAGTCTCTTTTTCTGCGGCGTGCAATGTTTTTTTTTAGGCTTATTTCTATCCTCTGTAACATCCTGTCTACCGTAGAGATACCGATTGTTATTCCTGTTTTTTCTTTGAGTTCTGAGCGAATTTCTTTCAAGGTAGCATCATTCTTAGCTTCAACTATTTCTTCAAGAATCTTAATTTGTTCTTCATTGAGCTTCGGAGGAGTTTGTTTTGTCCTAACTTTAGGAGCGATACTTGCTGTTTCTCTATATTGCTTTAGTAATTTCTCAATAAAACCTAAACTGACACAAAATTTGTTTGCTAATTGACGTTGTGATATTCCACCTGACAAGTATGTATCAAATATTTTTTTGCGAAAGTCGAGGGAATATGGTTTCATTTTTACCCTTGAGTAGATACACTGATTTATTTTAATTAGTGTACTTCATTAGACTGGGAAACGCTATAATATTACCGCATCGCAATCTGACAGCATTTCCTTGGCTTCATCAACGTGCTTTGCTAAACCTGAATCTAAACCAGGAACATCATAAAATACAATACCTTCAGCTTGGGCAAGTTTGTTAGTATAAAGTCTCGCTTCTAAAACAGCATGAGCATACTTTTCATCTGCTACATACTTCTTGAGTGATTCCCTAATATCGTCTAAACGAGTAAATGGAAAAGTCCGATTACCTTCTCTTATTACTTGCTGCAAAGTAATTTCATTTTCTCGGATAGTTTTGATATCTTCTTGGGCTTTTGCTGTTTCAACTTCATTTAATAAATTGATAAATTGTTCTTCTGTTTTGGCTTGTACTTCAAGCTTTTGATCGGTGTCATTTTCAACCGAATAAATTTGCGTTGTTGTAAATGTACACCTTCCTCCCTTCGCTGGAAGTAAATCGCATTCTAACCAGGCATTAATAAAAGTACTTTTTCCTGCTTTTTCTAAACCGACAACTGCAATGCGAAACTCTCGCTTTTTCAGCCTTTCAAGTTGACGACGGGCTGGTTCTGCTTCTTGTAAAAGTATTGATTTTAATTGAGATGGAACTTCAGATTGAGGTAAATTAGCTAAATTAACCGCGTGTCGCTGTACGTTTAGAGCTTCACTTAAACGAGCCTCATAATAAGAAGATGCTGTTTTCCAATCCATTTCAAGGCTCCTTAAATACGGTTAAATGCTTCTAAACCAGATAAATCTCCAAGACAAGCTAATTGTTTAACAACTCCTTGACGGTGAGATGGTAGATTTCTCTTTAAAATATATGGAACTGTCTTATCAAGCATTTCTTGTCCATCACGAATATCAATTCTGACGTAAACTTCTCTTCGTTCGCCAACAGTTAAAATATTTTCATCTGTTAAATCTAGACGCTGTTGTACTAATTCGGCATCAGCAACTTTTGTACAGAGAAAATAGGAGGCATTATCTATTAGGTTTTCTATTTCATTAGCATCGATTGGATATTGCTCTTTTAATTTATTTAATACATGGGCAGGTACAACAAGACATAAAGCTACGAGGAGCGATTGTGGTGGTGAAGCTACGGGTTGTTGTAAAGCTATAGGTTCAGAATATTGAACATTTCTGTCTTGATTCTCTCTTCCCTTACTTTTTCGCCTTTTAATAAATTGAATACATACAAATGTTCCAACAATAAAACAAGCTATTAACACAATCCATAATAATTCGGATTGCCTTTCATTGAATCTATTATTTTCATTTATTCCTAATATAGATTTAAAAACTTCTTTTGGATTAAATTGGTCTCTTGCATTCATAATTAAGCCTTCAAAAACTTTTTTATCTTCCAAGAACGTAGCATTGTTTTTTATACTAAAAAGATTACAAAAAAACTCGGCTTTTATTTGCTCTTCTTGCTCAAATATTACTTTTTCTTCAAGTATTATGTGTATAACTTTGTATAAAACACCTAGTCTATCATTTGCTATTTGAGGATAAACTTCCCTTAAAACATCATTGTATATATTTTTCAGGTTTTGGTTCATTTACTTTTAAATGTAAGTTGGTTACTGGTAAAGTTTCATAAAATTATTATTGTTGCATTGTGAGAAAGTTTTTTTAGATCTCTTAAAACAAACTTTCAAAAGAAAGTAGCTTAAAATATATATAAAAAATATAATAAAATAATTTTCCATTATTTTATTACTCATCTTTTAAATTAATACCTAAACTATAAAATTCTTCAGCAAGGTATTGAGCTTTTTGTTGCATAGGTTGCCAGACATTTTTTTGCATTTCATAATCTGTAGTGATTTCTTTGTTTGCAGTATAAAGCCTATCTTCATAACGATTGATAACATCATTCTGGACTTTCTCTACATTTTTTTTTAAAGAATCAATTTGTTCTATTAGCCAACTTGAGATTTTTTTTACTATTTCTTTATCTTCTGTTTTAACCTGAAATTGCCAATTCTCAAGTAACTGTTCTATGCTGGGAATTTCTGCATTATCGCTAGAACGAGTTTTATATTCTGTTTCGTAATACGTTTTTTTACCAAGCCACAAAGTATACCAAGTTCTTTTAGTTTTCTCTACTTGTATAGCCTCTTGCCAATTTCCTGATGTAATTGCAAAACCTGCTTTAAAACGTAAATTAAATGTGAGTTTATTATCGACTCTGATAAGTTGAGAATCTGGAAATCTAATTGCAATATTAGGTGCAATATCGTTTGTACCTTTTTCTATATGCGATAGATGACATTTAAAAAGCTCAACTACCGCCTCGTACATTCTATCTATTTCTTGACTACAAATTTGCTTTAATACGTCTTCCATCACGAGATTTAAATGAATTGCCAGTTCATTGAGTTCTTCATTCAATTGCTTAAGTTTCTTCTTCTCTTCCTCTGTTCTTGCTTCCATCTTTTTACCAGATTTGGCAACTGAAGATGTGTAGCCCAAGTTAACTAGTCTTTTTAAACAGTTACCCAACAAATTAACATTTAAAGCATTTGCTTTTTTCAAATTTGGAGTATCTAAAATTACTCTTCCATTTTCTAAAGACTTGGCTACTGATTCTAATACCTGGTTTATTCCTTTACCGATTCCCCGTCGCCACTCATAAAGTGAACATAATTTATCTCCTAATTCATTATATGCTTCAATATTATTAAGATTTCTTATATTCTTTTCTAAATAGAGTACTAAGTCATCTTCTGAATCGTCTGCTAAAACTTGCTTAATTTTGTTATCTATTTTTTCAAAAGGTTCTCTTAAGTTGTTGTCGCTAATTTGCAAGAAACTATCAAGTGTTGACCTAATCCACGAGATTTTTTCACATTCTTCTTGATAGCGTTCTTCTGAACTATTAAGGATGGCTGTTGTTGTCTGTAAAGCCCACTCTGTAATAGCATTCCCAGCAGCAACATTAAAACGTTCTATTGCTTGAGGAATAACTAACCGGGGAAAATGTTGACTAATATGCTCTCTTAATGATTGCTGAAATTCTTCTGCATAAGACTTTTTCCATAACGCATCAGCAACCCTATTTCGGTCATGTCTAGACCATTTTTCTGTTTTACGCGGTAGGTCTTCTAATATATTCTCATCAATTAACCCATTAAAATGGTTATCTGCTTTTTTACAAGCTTCTAAACTGTATATTTCATCATATTGTTTTATCTGGAGTGCTAATAAAGCAGCCCATGTACTCAGTTTTATAACCTGTAATTTCTCAATGTCTTCTGTATATTCTTTTAACTGATCGGATAGTTCATGCTTGATACTACATATCGCCTTCTCAACAAAACGATTCTCGGTTTCTGGCCAGTTTCTATCTGCTCGAAAAATGTCAATACGATTGAGAATAAACAGCATACGTGCAGGAGAACCACCTAAATCTTTTACCTGCTCAACTACTTCTTGCAGCAAGGTTCTAACTTTTTCTTTGTCGGTTTCTGCACTGTTATATGTTACCAAGCACAATGCCTCACGACACTGTTTAATCACATTTGCGTTACCTTCATCGCCTACATACGCTAAACCAGGCAAATCCAAAATTCTTACCTTTACACCTCTGGGTAATTCCAGTTTTGATTCTTTGATGAGTCTGAAAGGGTAAGATATAGTCGATTGAGGGCAAGCTAAATTAGCTTGTTTCTCTCTGTTATCGATGTAACTTATCATGACATCGTATAAGCGTTGATAAATTCGCTCATCACTAATACCTGTCCATTCTCCACACTCCCATAATGCTCCTGGAGTTTCATGGATTATTAAAGATTTTGTTTCGCTGTATTCTATGGTTACTGCTCCGGCGCTCATTTCGCTAACAGCGACAGGAACAATTTCTGCTCCACATAATAGATTTACTAAAGTGCTTTTACCACTACTGGTAGTTCCTGTTGTCGCAAGAGTAAGAGTAGGATTTTGAAGTTCATCTACTAAATTATCAATAGCTATCTCTAATTTGTTAGAAAGTTCTTCTAATTCGGCGTGATATGTCTCTGGCAAATGCTCAGATATTTCAGTAGAAAAATTATGCCAATATTTAGATAAAAGTTGGGCATTTTGTTCTACATCTTCAAAGACTTTATATAACTTATTGCTCATTTTAAAACCTATTGCTAATTTTTTATAATTACAGAACTTTTAATCTCTGTATACTTTGAATAAATTTCAGTTTTATTTAGTTAACGTGTGGCTAGATTTGAGTATTTTCGCTATTTATTTATAATCGGAAACAAGCTGAATAGCTTACGTAATTTTACGTGATTAACTATTAAATTGGTTAAAAATTTTATGATTGTACGTATACTGATCGCAACATGATTTATTGCTTGCCACTAGTTTGATGCGCGATCGCTCTTGACACGATGCGATCGCAATACGGTTCGGATAAGGTTTTCTGATGACACGCCCTAGCCTAGATCGCAAAGACGCGATAAATCGCCGTCTTTACAATCATCAGTTCTTTGTAGAGACGGCGATTTATCGTGTCTCTTACCTTAACCTATTGGGTGCGATCCTATTACCCAACCTCAAGCCGTTGTTTCAGAACTACGAAAGGAAAATAAGCCAGGACTCATAGACAAAGCTGTACATATTGGTAGCATTGAGTAAAGTACCCGTCAGCAAGAGAGCGAGGGCGATGTACGCAACCGTCACACAACCACTGACTTTTGAAGAGTTTCTTGCCTGGGACGATGGTTCAGGCAGGGAGTTTGAGCTATTGGATGGGATTCCCGTGCCATTATCAGAACCAAATGCAAATCATGAGGATTTGATCCAGCGACTGTGTGCCTATTTAGAAAATCACTGCCAAGAAAATGACCTGCCTTACGTATCGCGCCAGTCCAAGCAGATTCGGCTCAAAATAGCACCAGGCGAAAAGGAAAAAAGCCGGAAAGCAGATATTGTCATATTTGCAAGAGTTGAATGGCAGAGGATGAAAACCTTATCTAGTTCTGCTGCTGCATATATTCCACCACCCGGAATCATTGAGGTCGTTAGCAACAACTGGAAGGACGACTATCTGACAAAACTTGCTGAATATGAAGACTTGGGCGTTTTCGAGTACATCATTGTGGACTATGCCGCTTTTGGTGGCATTCGGTTCATTGGCTCTCCCAAGCAGCCAACTATTACAATCTACCAACTTGAAGGTGCAGAGTATTTACCCCCAAAGGTGTTTCGAGGGCAGGATCGAATTGATTCTAGATTGTTTCCGAATATTCCCTTAACGGCTGAACAGATTTTTACAATGAGTCGCTGATTAGCAATGAAGAAATTTATTCTAGTCGTCTTCTTGGCACAATCGCAATCGCCCAACGGTAATCAAATGTGGCGTAGCTGGCTGAATTATTTACACAAGTTGTAGATTGAGCGATCGCAACAATCAATTGAGCAGATGCAGCGTGCGATCGCACCCCAAAAATCCTTACATAATTAAATCTGCGACATTTATCTACGTATTAATACTGCACAAAAACAGCGATTGCTATCATGACAGCACAAGTGTATCCTGTATAGAAAAACACTTATTATGAACCTTGGAGTAGATTT encodes:
- a CDS encoding dynamin family protein; the protein is MDWKTASSYYEARLSEALNVQRHAVNLANLPQSEVPSQLKSILLQEAEPARRQLERLKKREFRIAVVGLEKAGKSTFINAWLECDLLPAKGGRCTFTTTQIYSVENDTDQKLEVQAKTEEQFINLLNEVETAKAQEDIKTIRENEITLQQVIREGNRTFPFTRLDDIRESLKKYVADEKYAHAVLEARLYTNKLAQAEGIVFYDVPGLDSGLAKHVDEAKEMLSDCDAVIL
- a CDS encoding dynamin family protein — protein: MSNKLYKVFEDVEQNAQLLSKYWHNFSTEISEHLPETYHAELEELSNKLEIAIDNLVDELQNPTLTLATTGTTSSGKSTLVNLLCGAEIVPVAVSEMSAGAVTIEYSETKSLIIHETPGALWECGEWTGISDERIYQRLYDVMISYIDNREKQANLACPQSTISYPFRLIKESKLELPRGVKVRILDLPGLAYVGDEGNANVIKQCREALCLVTYNSAETDKEKVRTLLQEVVEQVKDLGGSPARMLFILNRIDIFRADRNWPETENRFVEKAICSIKHELSDQLKEYTEDIEKLQVIKLSTWAALLALQIKQYDEIYSLEACKKADNHFNGLIDENILEDLPRKTEKWSRHDRNRVADALWKKSYAEEFQQSLREHISQHFPRLVIPQAIERFNVAAGNAITEWALQTTTAILNSSEERYQEECEKISWIRSTLDSFLQISDNNLREPFEKIDNKIKQVLADDSEDDLVLYLEKNIRNLNNIEAYNELGDKLCSLYEWRRGIGKGINQVLESVAKSLENGRVILDTPNLKKANALNVNLLGNCLKRLVNLGYTSSVAKSGKKMEARTEEEKKKLKQLNEELNELAIHLNLVMEDVLKQICSQEIDRMYEAVVELFKCHLSHIEKGTNDIAPNIAIRFPDSQLIRVDNKLTFNLRFKAGFAITSGNWQEAIQVEKTKRTWYTLWLGKKTYYETEYKTRSSDNAEIPSIEQLLENWQFQVKTEDKEIVKKISSWLIEQIDSLKKNVEKVQNDVINRYEDRLYTANKEITTDYEMQKNVWQPMQQKAQYLAEEFYSLGINLKDE
- a CDS encoding Uma2 family endonuclease, which encodes MYATVTQPLTFEEFLAWDDGSGREFELLDGIPVPLSEPNANHEDLIQRLCAYLENHCQENDLPYVSRQSKQIRLKIAPGEKEKSRKADIVIFARVEWQRMKTLSSSAAAYIPPPGIIEVVSNNWKDDYLTKLAEYEDLGVFEYIIVDYAAFGGIRFIGSPKQPTITIYQLEGAEYLPPKVFRGQDRIDSRLFPNIPLTAEQIFTMSR